The stretch of DNA TCCGGGCGAAAGAGAAGCAGACGCGAGAGCAACGCGCGCATCTGCCAGCCCCCGGAGAAGGTCTGAATGGGAGCGTCCATCTCATCGTTGCTAAAGCCCATTCCGGAGGCAATCTCGCGGGCGCGACTGCGAAACTCGTAGCCGCCGTGGAGTCGAAAGCGCTCCTGGAGGTCGGCGTAGGCCGCGCTGGCCTGCTCGGAAGATTCGCCGGCAGCCAGGGCGGCTTCGGCACGTTCCAGCTCGGCTTCCATCTCCAGGAGGTCGCGGCGCCCGCCGAGCACCAGGTCGATGACACTGCCCTGCTCTTCGACGGCGAGTTCCTGAGGCAGATAGCCTACACGAACACCGCGAGGCTGAATGACCTGGCCGCGGTCGGTTTCTTCCTGCCCGACGATGACCCGGAAGAGTGTGGTCTTGCCGGCGCCGTTGGGCCCAACCAGGCCAATCTTCTGTCCTGGCGAGAACTGCCAGTCGAGGTTTTTGAAGAGCTCGTCGCTCCCATACGATTTACTGATGTTATCGAGACGAATCATAGGCTCCTCGTGGCCGTCGCGGATGCGGGAGGTATACCCACAGCCCTCGCGATGAGCAACGCCCCAGATATGCAGACTTGCCCGGGGGGGAGCGTCGGCCAAATTGACACCAATTTCGGCGCGCTGCTATCGTGTGAGGCGCTCTCTTCTGAAGGTTCGCCCGTCTGTCGGGCGCCCCGGAACTACCTTTTGTCTGATCAGGAATACCATGAAGCGATGGTTGCTCGGCCTTATTGCGGCGCTGACGCCGGTCTCATTTGCTCACGCCACAGAGCCTCCCGCCGAAGTCGTGGTGCTACGCTTCGCTGAGCGCGACGTCGACCAGGCAGTGATGGACCAGTTTTACACGGAACTTCAGACTCAGCTGGAGGACACCGGGGAGATGACGCTGGCTCCCGGTGGCGAGGTCACCATTGATGATCTCATCATGATGGGAGGGTGTTCCGCCCCGGATGAAGCCTGCCTGAGCGGCATGCAGGATTTCGTTGCCGGGCAACGCCTTGTGTACGGCTCGGTTCAGCGGGCTGAGGACGTGCACATGTTCTCGCTCTACCTTTTTGATTTTGAAACAGGCACCTTTTTGCACCGGGTTGAAGAGCAGACGTTAAAAGGGGATGACGCCTGGATTCAGGCTGGTATTCCGGCGGTGATTGAGCATCTGCTCTACGGGCGTTCGGCTCAGGTTGAGGTGCAGGTGGAAGGCTCCGCCACGGCAGCTCTTTCAATCAACGGGCGGCCGGCCGGTCAGGGCTCGACGACGCTTCGGGAGTTACCTCCTGGCGAGGCGGTGATTGTGGCTAGCCTCGCTGGCGGAGAAGAGTTCAGCGAACGCGTGATCTTGCGACGTGGCGAGAACCCGGCGTTGCGCTTTGTGTTTGCGCCGGCCTTGGGCAGTGATGCGGAGCCTGTGGCTTCCCGGGGATCGTTGCTTCCGGGAGTCGGCGTTGCTGCGCTGGGAGTCGCTGGTCTGGTAGTGGGCGTGCTGGGGCAGACGCAACTTTCGGCGCTGGAGTCCGATGCCGAGCAATTGGTCAACGGGCGTAACGCGCTGGCCGCCGAGGAGGTGAGCCGCGCTTCGGAGCTGCAGGCGCAGATGGATCGCGCTCATACGCTGCGGGTGGTGGGATTCTCTGCGGGCGGCGTCGCCCTGGCCGCGGGAGGTTTTCTGATTGTGCGTACGCTGGGTGGAGACACGAACGAGTCCCAGGGGATGAGCTGGGATGTCGACATCCGCAAAGACCGGGTCGGAGCGAGCCTGCGTCTGGACTTTTAAAGACGCAGGAAAGAACTCCCGCAGAACACAGAAGGCCCGCGCTGCATGTTGCAGCGCGGGCCTTCTGCGTGTTGAGCACTTCCCTTTACGCCCCATCGTCGAACCAGGACGAGCAAGGACGAATAGCTCGGGAGAGCCCCGCACGGCATGTCCGTGACGAGCCCCTCCGAAGGAACAAACTTAATCGATCCGCGCGAGCCCGTAGCTGGCAATCGCCCGCATCAAGGGGTTATCTCGGGTGAGATAACCGCGGAACGACGCTTCCAGCTCGGCATCCCCCCGACGCGCCAGCGCCCAGGCCGCCAGAATGGCCGCCGGCTCATCGGGACGCAGGCGCACCACGCTCTCCAACGTGGCGGTCATCTTCGGGTCGTTGGAGGCCGCCAGCTGGTAGATCAGCTCCGAGCGTACATCGGGCTGAATGTCGTCGGCGGTGGCCAGCTCCCGGGCCAGGGGGAGCAGCGTCTCGCGGTAGCGCTCCAGCTGGGCCATGGCGGCCTCGCGCACACGGGAGGCGTTATGGCGAAAGAGATGCGTGTAGATGAACTCCCGGGCGGCCGAGCTCAATTGCTGCGGGTTCAGCGCATCGGCGAACTGAGGCGGCGGATTGCGAAGCGCGGTGCGCACATGGCGTTCGGCCGCCTGAGGGTCGAGCTTCAACAGCCCCACAAACGCCTGCCACTGCACCGAAAGATCGCGGTCACGGAGAAGTATCTCCAGTGTTTGCGCGGCCTCCGGCACGCCGGTGTTGATCAGCGAGTCCACCAGCTGAAGTTTAATCTCGGGGTCCTGATCGGTGGTCAAAAAGCGCATCACCTGAACCGCACGGGCTTCGCGAATTTGCCCCAGAGCTTCGACCGCAGCCAGGCGCACCTCTTTGTCCCGTTCGTTGGTCACGGCACGACGCAGCGGCGTGAGCGCCCCGGCATTGGCGATCTGCCCCAGCCCGCGGGCGCTGTGCAGGCGAATCTCTCGGCTCCCTTCAAAGAGGCCCCGATTGAGGAGTTCCATGGCCTCGGCGCGACGCGTCAACCCCAGAGCCTTTGCGCCCACCAGGCGACGCTCAAACACATCGCTGCGGAACATCTCCACAAGCTCCTGATAGACCGCATCGTCGCCGGTGAGGGCGGCGAGTTGGTAGAGGAGTTCGCGGTCACTCTGATCTTCTGTGGCCGCAATGAGCGGGCGAAGTTCGTCGAGGCGCACGCGCGCTCGTTCTTCTACCAGGAAGCTCAAAATCTCGGCGCGTTCTGAAGGCTCCTGACCGGCCGCCTTCTTGAAGAGCGGCGCGGCTCCCCTGGCTTCGCCCAGGCGCACCAGCTGACGGGCGGCTTTGAGCGAGACCGCTTCGTCGCGGTTTCCAAGCGCGCCCTCTAGAAACGTTACGAGTTCGGGACGCAGGTCGTTCTTCGCAAGGAAGGCCTCCGAGATCGCCATCGCATCGGCGCGCACCCCGGCATCACGGCTACGAAGCATCGTCTGAGCAAACTCCAGCGCCTGCGGCCTGGCGGTGTACACCGTGGCGACCCGGGCATCCTGACGAAGCTCCCCGTCGGTGCTGGTCAGCGGAGATTCAAGAAGGTTGTAGATCGCCCCACTCTGCT from Lujinxingia litoralis encodes:
- a CDS encoding HEAT repeat domain-containing protein; the protein is MKWRDALTGAAVVAIVAPAPAAFAAERQDEAREIAQELQEHADPKVRIAAILTLGETADRAGRRELEAKKAAEAEREKLAVGLALMLANERSATSYSADILKESATTYALVREMVYGLPEATQTKLLEAALKGADAATRRDVFRYLAQQSGAIYNLLESPLTSTDGELRQDARVATVYTARPQALEFAQTMLRSRDAGVRADAMAISEAFLAKNDLRPELVTFLEGALGNRDEAVSLKAARQLVRLGEARGAAPLFKKAAGQEPSERAEILSFLVEERARVRLDELRPLIAATEDQSDRELLYQLAALTGDDAVYQELVEMFRSDVFERRLVGAKALGLTRRAEAMELLNRGLFEGSREIRLHSARGLGQIANAGALTPLRRAVTNERDKEVRLAAVEALGQIREARAVQVMRFLTTDQDPEIKLQLVDSLINTGVPEAAQTLEILLRDRDLSVQWQAFVGLLKLDPQAAERHVRTALRNPPPQFADALNPQQLSSAAREFIYTHLFRHNASRVREAAMAQLERYRETLLPLARELATADDIQPDVRSELIYQLAASNDPKMTATLESVVRLRPDEPAAILAAWALARRGDAELEASFRGYLTRDNPLMRAIASYGLARID